In Pyrus communis chromosome 1, drPyrComm1.1, whole genome shotgun sequence, the following are encoded in one genomic region:
- the LOC137727723 gene encoding putative 12-oxophytodienoate reductase 11: MVTTNQAQVGGPTSPLLAPYKLGNFNLSHRVVLAPLTRQRSYRNVPQRHAILYYSQRTSNGGLLIAEATGISDTAQGYPDTPGIWRKGQVEAWKPIVDAVHAKGGIFFCQIGHVGRVSNTGSQPNGQAPISSTDKPLSPQVPSSGIDIIEFTPPRRLRTDEIPQIVNDFRLAARNAMEAGFDGVEIHGAHGYLIDQFLKDEVNDRTDQYGGSMENRCRFALEVVEAVVNEIGADKVGIRLSPFANYMESGDSDPEALGLYLANSLNKYGILYCHMVEPMIGAYLGDLTSLFLCICAIIS; this comes from the exons ATGGTTACCACTAATCAAGCTCAAGTAGGTGGTCCCACAAGCCCTCTCCTTGCTCCTTACAAACTtggaaacttcaatctttctcATAG AGTTGTCTTAGCACCATTGACTAGACAAAGATCATACAGAAATGTTCCTCAGCGGCATGCCATCTTATATTACTCTCAGAGAACATCTAATGGGGGTCTTCTCATAGCTGAAGCCACTGGAATTTCTGACACCGCTCAAGG GTACCCAGACACTCCCGGTATATGGAGAAAGGGGCAAGTTGAAGCATGGAAACCCATTGTAGACGCTGTTCATGCTAAAGGAGGCATCTTCTTCTGTCAGATTGGGCATGTTGGGAGGGTTTCAAATACCG GATCTCAGCCGAATGGGCAAGCTCCAATCTCTTCTACTGACAAGCCACTAAGCCCCCAAGTACCATCTAGTGGCATTGATATTATTGAATTTACTCCTCCAAGGCGATTAAGGACAGATGAAATCCCACAAATAGTCAATGATTTCAGACTTGCAGCAAGAAATGCTATGGAAGCTG GCTTTGATGGAGTGGAAATTCATGGGGCCCATGGCTACCTTATTGATCAGTTTCTGAAAGATGAAGTGAATGACCGAACAGACCAATATGGTGGATCTATGGAGAATCGTTGTCGATTTGCTCTGGAAGTCGTTGAAGCTGTTGTTAACGAGATAGGAGCGGATAAAGTTGGAATTAGATTATCTCCATTTGCCAACTATATGGAATCAGGGGATTCAGATCCGGAAGCATTGGGCCTTTATCTGGCCAATTCATTGAACAAATATGGGATCCTGTATTGCCATATGGTTGAGccgatgataggagcatatttaggcgacttaactagcttattcttgtgcatttgtgctattatttcttag